One genomic region from Salinicola endophyticus encodes:
- a CDS encoding MFS transporter: protein MSTSPNRAPLPAWLWLVAFGLAAINLRAPIVVVGPVLEPIMSTLAIGAGTASLFTTGMILCFGLLSPLAPGFAGRVGLDRAIAWALSLIALGGLLRGMESVTLMLVGTLCAGLGIAFGNVFMPSLVKRDRGDRLGRTMGLYTVMMGVGATISAGSAVPLMRASGSWSTPIWLWAGFGGLSALLWWRLALRLPAGDGTAAKRPPMSRLFRSPVAWTLTLFMGAQSLGFYTLQTWVPAVAIQAGVPEATAGLMLSMINLTSIPASYFIARLASRLTHHSLLVLGLCALIAAALLGLMLAPTAAPIGWALLLGAGQGGCFSFALTMIVLRTRQPQHAAMLSGMSQSLGYLLAACGPLLFGALHGLSGDWQLSLGFLLLLLAGQSVAGVLLGRPRMVRLGDD, encoded by the coding sequence ATGTCGACATCGCCCAACCGCGCACCGCTCCCTGCCTGGCTGTGGCTCGTGGCCTTCGGCCTCGCCGCGATCAATCTGCGCGCGCCGATCGTGGTGGTGGGGCCGGTGCTCGAACCGATCATGTCGACACTCGCCATCGGTGCCGGCACCGCCAGTCTCTTCACCACCGGGATGATTCTCTGCTTCGGGCTGCTGTCACCGCTGGCACCGGGTTTCGCCGGGCGCGTGGGGCTCGACCGCGCGATCGCCTGGGCGCTCAGCCTGATCGCCCTGGGTGGGCTGCTGCGTGGGATGGAGAGCGTGACGCTGATGCTGGTGGGCACGCTGTGCGCGGGGCTGGGTATCGCCTTCGGCAATGTGTTCATGCCGAGCCTGGTCAAACGCGATCGCGGTGATCGCCTGGGCCGTACCATGGGGCTCTATACGGTGATGATGGGCGTGGGCGCGACGATCAGCGCCGGCAGCGCGGTCCCGCTGATGCGCGCCTCGGGCAGCTGGTCGACCCCGATCTGGCTGTGGGCCGGTTTCGGCGGGCTCTCGGCGCTGTTGTGGTGGCGCCTGGCACTGCGTCTGCCCGCGGGCGACGGCACCGCGGCCAAACGCCCGCCGATGTCGCGTCTGTTCCGCAGCCCGGTGGCGTGGACGCTGACGCTGTTCATGGGCGCCCAGTCGCTCGGCTTCTATACCCTGCAGACCTGGGTGCCGGCGGTGGCGATCCAGGCCGGCGTGCCCGAGGCCACCGCCGGGCTGATGCTGTCGATGATCAATCTCACCAGCATCCCCGCCAGCTACTTCATTGCCCGCCTCGCCTCGCGCCTGACCCACCACAGTCTGCTGGTGCTCGGCCTGTGTGCGCTGATCGCTGCCGCCCTGCTGGGGCTGATGCTGGCCCCCACCGCAGCGCCGATCGGCTGGGCACTGCTGCTCGGCGCCGGCCAGGGCGGCTGCTTCAGTTTCGCGTTGACCATGATCGTGCTGCGCACGCGCCAGCCGCAGCACGCCGCCATGCTCTCCGGCATGTCGCAGAGTCTGGGCTATCTGCTGGCGGCCTGCGGCCCGCTGCTGTTCGGCGCCCTGCACGGTTTGAGCGGCGACTGGCAGCTCTCGCTGGGGTTCCTGCTGCTGCTGCTGGCCGGTCAGAGCGTGGCCGGGGTGCTGCTGGGGCGGCCGCGGATGGTCAGGCTCGGTGACGATTAG
- a CDS encoding WecB/TagA/CpsF family glycosyltransferase, whose product MNTANLDIRTANASASPAPQQTLETTPLFGMPLVAASRQAAVTAIIERAAQGTPTTINFINAHCVNVARRDAQYRESLAHTDLLLPDGSGIRIASKLAGAPLGDNLNGTDLFPALCESAATQGLSIYLLGGSPGTAARAADAMQQRYPGLNVAGTQHGFFAAEETELLISRINRAKPDLLFVGFGVPIQENWIAENRHHLQVPVVLGVGGLFDYYADNVTRAPAWVRRCGCEWVWRLAQEPRRLAQRYLVGNVTFLAHATLAGLQARLARTRFHAALKRLMDVTIAGSALLVLAPLFALISLAIRTEDRGPALFRQRRIGANGKPFMMLKFRSMVRDAEARRAELLARSERDGVCFKMKRDPRITRVGAWLRKTSLDELPQLINVLRGEMSIVGPRPALPDEVVTYRDASWQRLGGKPGITCTWQVSGRADIPFEQQVVMDIDYLQSRSILRDFGLMLRTVPAVLSRRGAY is encoded by the coding sequence ATGAACACTGCCAACCTCGACATCCGTACCGCCAACGCCTCCGCCTCACCGGCCCCGCAGCAGACGCTGGAGACCACGCCCCTGTTCGGCATGCCGCTGGTGGCGGCCTCGCGGCAGGCAGCCGTTACCGCCATCATCGAGCGTGCCGCTCAGGGCACGCCGACGACGATCAACTTCATCAACGCGCACTGTGTCAACGTGGCCCGCCGCGATGCGCAGTATCGCGAGAGCCTGGCCCATACCGACCTGCTGCTGCCGGATGGCTCGGGCATTCGCATCGCCTCCAAGCTGGCCGGCGCGCCGCTGGGCGACAATCTCAACGGCACTGACCTGTTCCCGGCCCTGTGCGAAAGCGCCGCCACTCAGGGACTCTCTATCTACCTGCTGGGTGGCAGCCCGGGCACCGCGGCCCGAGCCGCCGACGCCATGCAGCAGCGCTATCCGGGACTGAACGTCGCGGGCACCCAGCACGGCTTCTTCGCGGCCGAGGAGACGGAGCTTCTGATCTCGCGCATCAATCGGGCAAAACCGGACCTGCTGTTCGTGGGCTTCGGCGTGCCGATTCAGGAGAATTGGATCGCCGAGAACCGCCACCATCTGCAGGTCCCCGTCGTGCTGGGTGTCGGCGGCCTGTTCGACTACTACGCCGACAACGTCACTCGCGCCCCGGCCTGGGTACGCCGCTGCGGCTGCGAGTGGGTATGGCGCCTGGCCCAGGAGCCCCGCCGCCTGGCCCAGCGTTACCTCGTCGGCAACGTGACCTTCCTCGCGCACGCCACCCTGGCCGGACTGCAGGCACGCCTCGCCCGCACCCGCTTCCATGCCGCGCTCAAGCGCCTGATGGACGTGACGATCGCCGGTTCCGCGCTGCTGGTACTCGCCCCGCTGTTCGCGCTCATCTCGCTGGCCATCCGCACCGAGGATCGCGGCCCGGCGCTGTTCCGCCAGCGCCGTATCGGCGCCAACGGCAAGCCCTTCATGATGCTGAAGTTCCGCTCCATGGTGCGGGATGCCGAGGCGCGTCGCGCCGAGCTGCTCGCCCGCAGCGAACGTGACGGCGTCTGCTTCAAGATGAAACGCGATCCGCGCATCACCCGCGTGGGCGCCTGGCTGCGCAAGACCTCACTCGACGAGCTGCCGCAACTGATCAATGTGCTGCGCGGCGAGATGTCGATCGTCGGCCCGCGCCCCGCGCTGCCGGACGAAGTCGTCACCTACCGCGACGCCAGCTGGCAGCGCCTGGGCGGCAAACCCGGCATCACCTGCACCTGGCAGGTCTCGGGCCGCGCCGACATTCCGTTCGAGCAGCAGGTCGTCATGGACATCGACTACCTGCAAAGCCGCAGCATCCTTCGCGACTTCGGGCTGATGCTGCGCACGGTCCCCGCCGTTCTCAGCCGTCGCGGCGCCTACTGA
- a CDS encoding nodulation efficiency, NfeD-like protein → MDWNMAYVWLVAALLLGLAELLSGALVLLALAVATLVAVLLAALGASLTWQLLGLGLAAGVMLPLVIKVIRPRFSPRGVAYGTTGTGTERGQRYRTLKRDFDGASGIEINGDFYRLRVADSDTTELPANSEVIFQRFEGTLAIVTLPHHTESSS, encoded by the coding sequence ATGGACTGGAACATGGCTTATGTCTGGCTGGTGGCAGCCCTGCTGCTGGGGCTGGCCGAACTGCTCTCCGGCGCACTGGTACTGCTGGCGCTGGCGGTGGCAACGCTGGTCGCGGTGCTGCTGGCCGCGCTCGGCGCCTCGCTCACCTGGCAACTCTTGGGGCTGGGTCTGGCCGCCGGGGTGATGCTGCCGCTGGTGATCAAGGTGATCCGCCCCCGCTTCTCGCCCCGCGGTGTCGCCTATGGCACCACCGGCACCGGCACCGAACGCGGCCAGCGCTACCGCACGCTGAAGCGCGATTTCGATGGCGCCAGCGGCATCGAGATCAACGGCGACTTCTATCGGCTGCGCGTCGCCGACAGCGATACGACCGAGCTGCCCGCCAACAGCGAGGTCATCTTCCAGCGTTTCGAGGGCACCCTTGCCATCGTCACGCTCCCCCATCATACGGAGTCATCATCATGA
- the astB gene encoding N-succinylarginine dihydrolase, producing the protein MSDVREVNFDGLVGPTHNYAGLAHGNVASMRHGGLASNPREAALQGLAKMKALMDAGYAQGVLPPQQRPDLGALRALGFTGSNAEVLTRAAREAPQLLRAVCSASSMWTANAATVTPSIDAADGRVHFTPANLQSSFHRYLEPETTARVLAAIFRDPAHFAHHSALPATPAFSDEGAANHTRLCGDHGEPGVHLYVYGRQAFGGERGPQRYPARQTLEASQAVARQHGLADAQTVFAQQHPEAIDAGVFHNDVIAVGNGPVLLYHEMAFLDEEQTLEALRSRMATPLIPVRVPSEAISLEEAVSTYLFNSQLLTNPGGDMTLVVPGECQENETVWRAIQDLLLAGHNPIGEILVKDVKQSMRNGGGPACLRLRVALSAQERGALGGRVLLDEGLHAELVAWVERHYRDRLTPDDLADPQLAEETLAALDELTRLLGIGNVYPFQLG; encoded by the coding sequence ATGAGTGATGTGCGCGAGGTCAATTTCGACGGTCTGGTCGGGCCGACCCACAACTACGCCGGCCTGGCCCACGGCAACGTGGCGTCGATGCGCCACGGCGGGCTCGCCTCCAATCCGCGCGAGGCGGCGCTGCAGGGGCTGGCCAAGATGAAGGCGCTGATGGATGCCGGCTACGCCCAGGGCGTGCTGCCGCCGCAGCAGCGCCCCGATCTCGGCGCGCTGCGCGCGCTGGGCTTTACCGGCAGCAATGCCGAGGTGCTGACCCGGGCCGCCCGCGAGGCGCCGCAGCTGCTGCGCGCGGTGTGTTCGGCGTCGAGCATGTGGACCGCCAATGCCGCCACGGTGACGCCGAGTATCGACGCCGCGGATGGCCGCGTGCACTTCACCCCGGCCAACCTGCAGTCGAGCTTTCACCGCTATCTGGAGCCGGAGACCACTGCCCGCGTGCTGGCGGCGATCTTCCGCGATCCGGCGCACTTCGCCCATCATTCGGCGCTGCCGGCGACCCCGGCGTTCTCCGACGAGGGCGCAGCCAACCACACCCGGCTCTGCGGCGACCACGGCGAGCCCGGCGTGCATCTCTACGTCTACGGGCGTCAGGCGTTCGGCGGCGAGCGCGGCCCGCAGCGTTACCCCGCCCGCCAGACGCTGGAGGCCAGCCAGGCGGTGGCGCGTCAGCACGGCCTGGCTGATGCGCAGACGGTGTTCGCCCAGCAGCACCCCGAGGCGATCGATGCCGGGGTGTTCCACAACGACGTGATCGCGGTGGGCAACGGCCCGGTACTGCTCTACCACGAGATGGCGTTCCTCGACGAGGAGCAGACCCTGGAGGCGCTGCGCAGCCGAATGGCCACGCCACTGATCCCGGTGCGCGTCCCCAGCGAGGCGATCAGCCTGGAGGAGGCGGTCTCGACCTATCTGTTCAACTCGCAGCTGCTCACCAATCCCGGCGGCGACATGACGCTGGTGGTGCCGGGCGAGTGCCAGGAGAACGAGACGGTGTGGCGGGCGATCCAGGATCTGCTGCTGGCCGGGCACAACCCGATCGGCGAGATCCTGGTCAAGGACGTCAAGCAGAGCATGCGCAACGGGGGCGGGCCGGCCTGCCTGCGCCTGCGCGTAGCGCTCTCGGCGCAGGAGCGCGGCGCCCTGGGCGGGCGCGTGCTGCTCGATGAGGGGCTGCACGCCGAGCTGGTGGCGTGGGTCGAGCGTCACTACCGTGACCGGCTGACGCCCGACGATCTGGCCGACCCGCAGCTCGCCGAGGAGACATTGGCAGCGCTGGACGAACTCACCCGCCTGCTGGGTATCGGCAACGTCTATCCGTTCCAGCTCGGCTGA
- a CDS encoding response regulator yields the protein MATPPDSASAKARIERLTRRLQRSEAAREEAETILERRSRELLQANEQLMERESDLRARLERETQHLIRAQRTARMATFHRYRGSQLAASPAFNSLLGISTEAKPSEQTLWEAIHPFDRDKIQRAEAEFHQSAAAGIDHEYDCRILRDGEVRWIRWIIRKEVDDQGRFVSFIGAVQDITEQRTSERRARALALVAERRVRQLTRLSDALRESRRAAETALRVKADFLAAISHDIRTPLNGILGMLDLLSLDALRVDQRERLGIAQDAANQLHRYIEDIVDMAQAEEGALEYWPQRVDIHRQLEDVIRFWQGGGRSGPTPPLELETASATELTLVTDPVRLCQILNVYIERLAERGMPIRIGTQRRSGRLDIRLSCPGDEQDPLAADPRRRALLQRLATTIGAQIRPLNVRARAGVVLSLPLAADEASPGVAYDVSGVQETAGPRLDRDEPRVLVVDDIETNRVVLTQLLQVMGYVSDIACDGDEAVEKVLDGDVAYDAVLMDLRMPRMSGEEAVACIRSAADPRWQRLPIVAVTAHASREELAGLRARGFSEAMTKPVDRQRLSAVLRRVLDTASLDGASDVEALPDATARAQDEALPAPIEPDYFRTLFKPLPASRRDLLLKVAIDDFERLIQELEAGHAHDSADEIERAAHSLKGVSGNFGAFSLMAAVEAYRALPPEAAAARLPALREQVAGVIDHARDLFASLDSD from the coding sequence GTGGCGACACCCCCTGATAGCGCATCCGCCAAGGCGCGGATCGAGCGTCTGACACGCCGGCTGCAGCGCTCAGAAGCCGCACGAGAAGAGGCAGAGACGATTCTCGAGCGGCGTAGCCGGGAGCTGCTGCAGGCCAACGAGCAACTGATGGAGCGCGAGTCCGATCTGCGCGCCAGGCTGGAGCGCGAGACGCAGCATCTGATTCGCGCGCAACGCACGGCGAGAATGGCCACCTTTCACCGCTATCGCGGCAGCCAGCTGGCGGCATCACCCGCCTTCAACAGCCTCCTGGGGATCAGCACCGAGGCCAAGCCCAGTGAGCAAACGCTATGGGAGGCCATCCACCCCTTCGATCGCGACAAGATACAGCGCGCGGAAGCCGAGTTCCATCAATCCGCGGCAGCGGGAATAGACCATGAGTACGACTGTCGCATTCTGCGTGATGGCGAGGTTCGCTGGATACGCTGGATCATTCGCAAGGAAGTCGACGACCAGGGTCGTTTCGTGTCGTTCATCGGGGCGGTGCAGGACATCACCGAGCAGCGCACCTCGGAGCGCCGGGCGCGGGCCCTGGCGCTGGTGGCCGAGCGGCGAGTCAGGCAGTTGACCCGGCTCAGCGACGCCCTGCGCGAGAGTCGCCGTGCCGCCGAAACGGCGCTGCGGGTCAAGGCCGACTTTCTCGCCGCCATCAGCCACGACATCCGTACGCCGCTGAACGGTATCCTGGGGATGCTGGATCTGCTCTCGCTGGACGCCTTGCGTGTCGATCAGCGCGAGCGGCTCGGCATCGCCCAGGATGCCGCCAACCAGCTGCATCGCTATATCGAAGATATCGTCGACATGGCGCAGGCCGAAGAGGGCGCGCTGGAGTACTGGCCGCAGCGGGTGGATATCCACCGGCAGCTCGAGGATGTCATCCGTTTCTGGCAGGGCGGCGGGCGCTCCGGGCCGACGCCGCCACTCGAGCTGGAGACAGCGTCGGCGACGGAGCTCACGCTGGTTACTGATCCGGTGCGCTTGTGCCAGATCCTCAATGTCTATATCGAGCGGCTGGCGGAACGGGGCATGCCGATTCGGATTGGCACCCAGCGGCGATCGGGGCGGTTGGATATCCGGCTCTCCTGCCCGGGGGACGAACAGGACCCTCTGGCGGCCGACCCGCGTCGGCGGGCGCTGCTGCAGCGTCTGGCAACTACGATCGGGGCCCAGATACGGCCGCTGAACGTCCGGGCACGCGCCGGCGTCGTGCTGTCGCTGCCGCTGGCGGCTGACGAGGCGTCGCCCGGCGTGGCGTATGACGTCTCCGGAGTGCAAGAGACTGCTGGCCCCCGGCTCGATCGCGACGAGCCTCGGGTACTCGTCGTCGATGACATCGAGACCAACCGTGTCGTGCTGACCCAGCTGCTGCAGGTCATGGGTTACGTCAGCGACATCGCCTGTGATGGCGACGAGGCCGTGGAAAAGGTGCTGGACGGGGACGTTGCGTACGACGCCGTGCTGATGGACCTGCGCATGCCACGCATGTCCGGGGAGGAGGCGGTGGCGTGCATTCGCTCGGCGGCGGATCCGCGATGGCAGCGTCTACCCATCGTCGCGGTCACTGCGCATGCCAGCCGGGAAGAACTCGCCGGGTTACGGGCACGCGGGTTCAGCGAGGCGATGACCAAGCCGGTCGATCGTCAGCGGCTCTCTGCGGTGCTGCGGCGCGTGCTTGATACCGCGTCGCTCGACGGGGCAAGCGACGTCGAGGCGCTGCCCGACGCGACGGCACGGGCGCAGGATGAAGCGCTACCGGCCCCGATCGAGCCCGACTATTTTCGTACCCTGTTCAAACCGCTCCCCGCATCGCGGCGTGATCTGCTGCTGAAGGTGGCGATCGATGATTTCGAAAGGTTGATACAGGAGCTGGAGGCGGGTCACGCGCACGACAGCGCGGATGAGATCGAACGGGCCGCGCATAGTCTCAAGGGGGTGTCGGGTAACTTCGGCGCCTTCTCGCTGATGGCGGCAGTCGAGGCCTATCGGGCGCTGCCGCCTGAGGCCGCGGCGGCCCGCCTGCCGGCCCTGCGCGAACAGGTCGCGGGCGTGATCGACCACGCCCGCGACCTGTTCGCCAGTCTGGATTCGGATTGA
- a CDS encoding SPFH domain-containing protein, whose amino-acid sequence MNFIGPGLLISLIIVALGVILIIKGLVIVRQSEVMVVERLGSFNRLLESGINVIIPFIEQPRAISMIRYRKQGEEYYPISTEEVRIDRRETVMDFPGQPVVTTDNVTVTINGALYYQIIDPKRAVYEVANMSQAVEVLAKTTLRSVVGKMELDKLFESRAEVNNAIQADMETPASKWGVKITRVEVQDIAMPEEVESAMRLQMAAERKRRATVTEAEGEKSAAIAMAQGQRESAILNAEGDKQSAILRAQGEQESIKLVLNAIGESDENKRTVVGYLLGQSYIKALPNMAKAGERVFVPYESSALLGSMGMFREMAGSPEDTVAKHLRDNDLQRGMVGGAASQS is encoded by the coding sequence ATGAATTTCATCGGGCCCGGGCTGCTGATCAGCCTGATCATCGTCGCGCTGGGCGTGATCCTCATCATCAAGGGGCTGGTCATCGTGCGCCAGTCGGAGGTGATGGTGGTCGAGCGTCTCGGCTCCTTCAACCGGCTGCTGGAGAGCGGGATCAACGTGATCATCCCGTTCATCGAGCAGCCGCGGGCGATCAGCATGATCCGCTATCGCAAGCAGGGCGAGGAGTACTACCCGATCTCCACCGAGGAGGTGCGCATCGACCGCCGCGAGACGGTGATGGACTTCCCCGGCCAGCCGGTGGTGACCACCGACAACGTCACCGTCACCATCAACGGCGCGCTCTACTACCAGATCATCGACCCCAAGCGCGCGGTCTACGAGGTCGCCAACATGAGCCAGGCGGTCGAGGTGCTGGCCAAGACCACGCTGCGCTCGGTGGTGGGCAAGATGGAGCTGGACAAGCTGTTCGAATCCCGCGCCGAGGTCAACAACGCCATCCAGGCGGACATGGAGACGCCGGCCTCCAAGTGGGGGGTCAAGATCACCCGCGTCGAGGTCCAGGACATCGCCATGCCCGAAGAGGTGGAGAGCGCCATGCGCCTGCAGATGGCCGCCGAGCGTAAACGCCGCGCCACGGTGACCGAAGCCGAGGGCGAGAAGTCCGCCGCCATCGCCATGGCCCAGGGCCAGCGCGAGTCGGCGATTCTCAACGCCGAGGGCGACAAGCAGTCGGCGATCCTGCGCGCCCAGGGCGAGCAGGAGTCGATCAAGCTGGTGCTCAACGCCATCGGCGAGAGCGACGAGAACAAGCGCACCGTGGTGGGCTACCTGCTCGGCCAGAGCTACATCAAGGCGCTGCCGAACATGGCCAAGGCGGGCGAGCGGGTCTTCGTGCCCTACGAGTCCTCTGCCCTGCTGGGCTCGATGGGCATGTTCCGCGAGATGGCCGGCTCACCGGAAGATACGGTCGCCAAGCATCTGCGTGACAACGACCTGCAGCGCGGCATGGTCGGCGGCGCCGCCAGCCAGAGCTGA
- the astD gene encoding succinylglutamate-semialdehyde dehydrogenase yields the protein MDATQQLLIDGQWQAGAAAAFTKHDPVAGTRLWQANAASAEQVGAAVSAARRAFAGWARRPLVERQAVVERFRDQLEANREPLAESIARETGKPLWEARTEVGAMIGKIAISLNAYHERTGERARDANGTRAVLRHRPHGVLAVFGPYNFPGHLPNGHMVPALLAGNCVVFKPSEQTPMTADLTLQCWVAAGLPAGVINLVQGAAEVGQALAGHSDIDGLLFTGSAKIGGLLHRQFGGQIGKILALELGGNNPLVVRDVRDPDAVVLTILQSAFLSGGQRCTCARRLIVPEGESGDQLIARLAEAMQKLRVAPPFSEPAPFYAGLVSPAAAEGLLAAQADLEARGGRVIVRMASLEAGTSLLSPGLVDVTGCAVPDEEHFGPLLKVYRYRDWDHAIELANDTRYGLSAGLIGGDQPEWDDFLLRIRAGIVNWNRQTTGASGDAPFGGIGDSGNHRPSAYYAADYCAYPVASMESDTLTLPGELPPGVSL from the coding sequence ATGGACGCCACACAACAACTGCTGATCGACGGCCAGTGGCAAGCGGGTGCTGCGGCTGCCTTCACCAAGCACGACCCGGTCGCCGGCACGCGTCTATGGCAAGCCAATGCCGCCTCCGCGGAGCAGGTCGGCGCGGCGGTGAGTGCTGCGCGGCGCGCCTTTGCCGGCTGGGCCCGGCGCCCGCTGGTCGAGCGCCAGGCGGTGGTCGAACGCTTTCGCGACCAGCTAGAGGCCAACCGCGAGCCGTTGGCCGAGAGCATCGCCCGCGAGACCGGCAAGCCGCTGTGGGAGGCGCGCACCGAGGTCGGCGCGATGATCGGCAAGATCGCCATCTCGTTGAACGCCTACCACGAGCGCACCGGCGAGCGCGCCCGCGACGCCAACGGCACCCGCGCGGTGCTGCGGCATCGCCCCCACGGCGTGCTGGCGGTGTTCGGCCCCTACAACTTCCCCGGCCATCTGCCCAACGGGCATATGGTGCCGGCACTGCTGGCGGGCAACTGTGTGGTGTTCAAGCCCAGCGAGCAGACCCCGATGACCGCCGATCTGACCCTGCAGTGCTGGGTCGCGGCGGGTCTGCCCGCCGGCGTGATCAATCTCGTCCAGGGGGCGGCCGAGGTGGGGCAGGCGCTGGCTGGCCACAGCGATATCGACGGCCTGCTGTTCACCGGCAGCGCCAAGATCGGCGGCCTGCTGCACCGCCAGTTCGGCGGCCAGATCGGCAAGATCCTGGCGCTCGAACTGGGCGGCAACAACCCGCTGGTGGTGCGCGACGTGCGCGACCCCGACGCGGTGGTGCTGACCATTCTGCAGTCGGCGTTTCTCTCCGGCGGCCAGCGCTGCACCTGCGCCCGTCGCCTGATCGTGCCCGAGGGCGAGAGCGGCGATCAGCTGATCGCGCGGCTGGCCGAGGCGATGCAGAAACTTCGCGTGGCGCCACCATTCAGCGAGCCGGCGCCGTTCTACGCAGGGCTCGTCAGCCCGGCGGCGGCCGAGGGGCTGCTCGCGGCCCAGGCCGATCTCGAAGCACGCGGCGGCCGGGTGATCGTGCGCATGGCCTCGCTCGAGGCGGGTACCAGCCTGCTCTCGCCGGGGCTGGTGGATGTCACCGGCTGCGCGGTGCCCGACGAGGAGCACTTCGGCCCGCTGCTCAAGGTCTACCGCTATCGTGACTGGGACCATGCCATCGAACTGGCCAACGACACCCGCTACGGCCTCTCCGCGGGTCTGATCGGCGGCGACCAGCCGGAGTGGGACGACTTCCTGCTGCGCATTCGTGCCGGCATCGTCAACTGGAACCGCCAGACCACCGGCGCCTCCGGCGACGCGCCCTTCGGCGGTATCGGCGATAGCGGCAACCACCGCCCCAGCGCCTACTACGCCGCCGACTACTGTGCCTATCCCGTCGCTTCGATGGAGTCCGATACCCTGACGCTGCCCGGCGAACTGCCGCCCGGGGTGAGTTTATGA
- the astA gene encoding arginine N-succinyltransferase: MRLRPISHHDIHELKSLAQETGVGFTSLPNDHDFLVAKIDKAVAAFEGRVPACERLYFFVLEDEQSGELAGCCAIEAEVGRETPFYHYRVGKLAHSSVQLDLHRTIDTLFLSSDHTGDAEVASLFLRPAYRRDRNGTLLSKARWLFMAEFRDGFPDKVLAEMRGVIDADGISPFWQCLGSHFFPMEFKQADQLTGLGQKSFIGELMPKYPIYTPFLPEAARACIGQVHEQTRPALEMLKKEGLRWEGYIDIFDGGPTVEAYIDDVGAIRHSQRALVEVSGGELDYAERPSWLAATTGMADFRCSFIGRGPDADGVVHLSEAEAQRLDVTSGDALRLLQT; the protein is encoded by the coding sequence ATGCGTCTGAGACCCATCAGCCATCACGATATCCACGAACTCAAGTCGCTGGCCCAGGAGACCGGGGTGGGCTTCACCTCGCTGCCCAACGACCACGACTTCCTCGTCGCCAAGATCGACAAGGCGGTGGCGGCCTTCGAGGGCCGTGTACCCGCATGTGAGCGGCTCTACTTCTTCGTGCTCGAAGACGAGCAGAGCGGCGAGCTGGCCGGCTGCTGCGCCATCGAGGCGGAAGTCGGGCGCGAGACGCCCTTCTATCACTACCGGGTGGGCAAGCTCGCCCACTCCTCGGTTCAGCTCGATCTGCACCGCACCATCGATACGCTGTTTCTGAGTTCCGACCACACCGGCGATGCCGAGGTCGCCTCGCTGTTCCTGCGCCCGGCCTATCGCCGCGACCGCAACGGCACGCTGCTGTCCAAGGCGCGCTGGCTGTTCATGGCGGAGTTCCGCGACGGCTTCCCCGACAAGGTGCTCGCCGAGATGCGCGGGGTGATCGATGCCGATGGCATCAGCCCGTTCTGGCAGTGTCTGGGCAGCCACTTCTTCCCCATGGAGTTCAAGCAGGCGGACCAGCTCACCGGGCTGGGCCAGAAGAGCTTCATCGGCGAACTGATGCCCAAGTACCCGATCTACACGCCGTTTCTGCCCGAGGCGGCGCGGGCGTGCATCGGCCAGGTTCACGAGCAGACCCGCCCGGCGCTGGAGATGCTCAAGAAAGAGGGGCTGCGCTGGGAAGGCTATATCGACATCTTCGATGGCGGCCCCACGGTGGAGGCCTATATCGATGACGTCGGGGCCATTCGCCACTCGCAGCGGGCGCTGGTCGAGGTCAGTGGCGGCGAGCTCGACTACGCCGAGCGTCCCAGCTGGCTGGCGGCGACCACCGGCATGGCGGACTTCCGCTGCAGCTTCATCGGCCGCGGCCCCGACGCCGACGGCGTGGTCCACCTGAGCGAGGCAGAAGCGCAGCGCCTCGACGTGACCAGCGGCGACGCCCTGCGCCTGCTTCAGACCTGA